Proteins co-encoded in one Bacillus sp. FSL H8-0547 genomic window:
- a CDS encoding EcsC family protein: MLYEQQLEEDLFQWKKKLLRKSSRFERLSKKTQTKINAHIPAKIHTIITESIKKMVGATLAGSNLTTTEKKLEGISLEERENKVRQTISAFQKAAAVEGAGTGAGGLLASAADFPLLLGIKMKCLFEIATLYGYDPKQVEERIFLLYVFQLAYSSDDHRRKTFDLIENWEEQKETVKDIDWQTFQQEYRDHIDLVKLLQVMPGIGAVVGGVANYHLVRHLGETAMNCYRLRRLGTI, from the coding sequence ATGCTTTATGAGCAGCAGCTTGAAGAGGATCTTTTTCAATGGAAAAAGAAATTGCTGAGAAAGTCCTCCCGGTTTGAACGACTTTCGAAAAAAACACAAACCAAAATCAACGCGCATATTCCTGCAAAAATACACACGATCATTACAGAAAGCATTAAAAAAATGGTCGGAGCAACGCTTGCCGGATCGAATTTGACAACGACAGAAAAAAAGCTTGAAGGCATCTCGCTTGAAGAGCGGGAAAATAAGGTGCGGCAAACCATCTCTGCCTTTCAGAAGGCGGCGGCTGTTGAGGGTGCCGGGACAGGTGCCGGCGGACTGCTTGCTTCTGCAGCTGATTTTCCTTTGCTGCTGGGGATTAAAATGAAGTGTCTGTTTGAAATTGCCACACTTTATGGATATGACCCTAAGCAGGTTGAAGAGAGGATCTTTCTGCTTTATGTTTTCCAGCTTGCCTATTCAAGCGATGATCACCGCAGAAAAACATTCGATCTGATTGAGAACTGGGAAGAGCAGAAGGAAACGGTTAAGGATATCGACTGGCAAACCTTCCAGCAGGAATACAGAGATCATATCGATCTTGTCAAACTGCTGCAGGTCATGCCCGGAATCGGAGCGGTAGTCGGAGGCGTTGCCAATTATCATCTTGTCAGGCACCTCGGGGAGACTGCCATGAATTGCTACAGACTGAGAAGGCTCGGCACAATCTAA
- the hemH gene encoding ferrochelatase — MTKKTMGLLVMAYGTPYKEEDIERYYTHIRHGRAPAPEMLQDLKDRYEAIGGISPLAKITLDQAKSLEEHLNAVQDEVVFKMYLGLKHIEPFVEDAVKQMKEDGIEEAVSIVLAPHFSTFSVKSYNGRAKQEAENLGGPAITSVESWYKEPKFIDYWAKKVEETYAKMTEDEREKAVLIVSAHSLPEKIIAAGDPYPEQLQETADLIAKAAGITHYETGWQSAGNTPEPWLGPDVQDLTRDLFEQKGYRTFVYIPVGFVADHLEVLYDNDYECKIITDELGANYYRPEMPNAKKEFIDCLSTVVLKELGMKK, encoded by the coding sequence ATGACAAAGAAAACAATGGGTCTTCTTGTAATGGCATACGGAACACCATATAAAGAAGAAGACATTGAACGCTATTACACACATATCAGACACGGCCGCGCGCCTGCTCCTGAGATGCTGCAGGATTTAAAAGACCGCTACGAGGCAATCGGCGGCATTTCGCCGCTCGCCAAAATCACGCTTGATCAGGCCAAATCACTGGAAGAGCATTTGAATGCCGTTCAGGATGAAGTCGTATTCAAAATGTATCTTGGGCTGAAGCACATCGAGCCATTCGTTGAAGACGCCGTGAAACAAATGAAAGAAGACGGAATTGAAGAAGCTGTCAGCATCGTTCTTGCTCCCCACTTCTCAACATTCAGCGTCAAGTCCTACAATGGACGTGCTAAGCAGGAAGCCGAAAATCTCGGCGGACCGGCTATTACGTCTGTTGAAAGCTGGTACAAAGAGCCTAAGTTTATTGATTACTGGGCGAAAAAAGTAGAAGAAACCTATGCTAAGATGACAGAAGATGAACGCGAAAAGGCTGTTCTGATTGTCTCTGCCCACAGCCTTCCTGAAAAGATTATCGCTGCCGGCGATCCTTACCCTGAACAGCTGCAGGAAACGGCAGATCTTATTGCAAAAGCAGCCGGCATCACGCACTATGAGACTGGGTGGCAAAGTGCGGGCAATACGCCTGAGCCGTGGCTTGGACCTGACGTTCAGGATCTGACAAGAGACCTTTTTGAACAGAAAGGGTACCGGACATTTGTATACATTCCGGTTGGATTTGTAGCAGATCACCTTGAGGTTCTGTATGACAATGATTATGAATGCAAAATCATAACAGATGAACTGGGCGCTAACTATTACCGTCCTGAAATGCCAAATGCGAAGAAAGAGTTTATTGACTGTCTTTCAACTGTCGTTCTTAAAGAACTTGGCATGAAAAAGTAG
- a CDS encoding tRNA U-34 5-methylaminomethyl-2-thiouridine biosynthesis protein, with protein MKGLFLAILGAITAWGVFGFFQNDFETDSLFALIIGIVIGFNIRKKETGVSK; from the coding sequence ATGAAGGGATTATTTTTAGCTATCTTAGGTGCTATAACAGCTTGGGGAGTATTCGGATTTTTTCAAAATGACTTTGAGACTGATTCTTTATTCGCCCTTATCATAGGTATTGTGATTGGCTTTAATATTCGGAAAAAGGAAACAGGGGTATCAAAATGA
- a CDS encoding M20 family metallopeptidase — translation MFQEICSELDAAYEEMVEIRRYFHMHPEVSFMEFKTAAYIAEYYQKLGIEPRTGVGGNGVVAVVKGGLPGKTIALRADFDALPIQDEKDVPYKSTVPGVTHACGHDGHTATLLVLAKVLHKHKENLEGNVVFIHQHAEEYAPGGAKAMIEDGCLDGVDVIFGTHLWASEPAGKIQYRTGPIMAAADRFQIKVQGKGGHGAQPQKTKDAVVIGSQLVLNLQQIVSRKVDPVESAVVSVGSFIAENPFNVIADSAELIGTVRTFNEEIRTQIEQEIERTVKASCDLYDASYEYTFDRGYPAVVNHREETEFLANLAGNVPGVGVVEESPMQMGGEDFAYFLQHVKGTFFFTGAKPTYSDTTYPHHHPKFDIDEKAMLIAAKTFSLAILQYQAEHAAVAAGK, via the coding sequence TTGTTTCAGGAGATTTGTTCAGAACTCGATGCAGCCTATGAGGAAATGGTAGAAATCAGGCGCTATTTTCATATGCATCCAGAGGTTTCTTTTATGGAATTCAAGACAGCGGCCTACATAGCGGAATATTATCAGAAGCTCGGCATTGAGCCAAGGACCGGAGTGGGAGGAAACGGCGTTGTAGCGGTGGTAAAAGGCGGACTGCCGGGGAAAACAATTGCCCTTCGCGCAGACTTTGATGCCCTTCCGATTCAGGACGAAAAGGATGTACCCTACAAGTCGACGGTTCCCGGTGTCACCCACGCCTGCGGACATGACGGCCATACAGCGACACTTCTCGTTTTGGCAAAAGTGCTGCATAAGCACAAAGAGAATCTTGAAGGAAATGTGGTGTTTATTCACCAGCATGCAGAGGAGTATGCTCCAGGCGGTGCAAAAGCGATGATTGAGGACGGATGCCTTGATGGCGTCGATGTCATTTTCGGCACCCATCTATGGGCAAGCGAGCCTGCAGGCAAAATCCAGTACCGGACAGGACCGATTATGGCAGCTGCAGACCGCTTCCAAATTAAGGTGCAGGGAAAAGGCGGACACGGAGCACAGCCGCAAAAAACGAAGGATGCTGTTGTCATCGGCTCCCAGCTTGTGCTGAACCTCCAGCAGATCGTCAGCCGGAAAGTCGATCCTGTTGAATCAGCCGTTGTATCTGTCGGATCATTCATCGCAGAAAACCCGTTTAACGTTATTGCCGATTCGGCCGAATTAATCGGAACCGTAAGAACTTTCAATGAAGAAATCCGCACTCAAATTGAGCAGGAAATCGAGCGTACGGTGAAAGCTTCCTGCGACCTTTACGATGCATCCTATGAGTATACGTTTGACAGAGGCTATCCGGCCGTTGTCAACCACCGCGAGGAAACAGAATTCCTTGCAAACCTTGCAGGAAACGTCCCTGGCGTGGGCGTTGTAGAAGAAAGTCCGATGCAAATGGGCGGCGAAGACTTTGCCTACTTCCTTCAGCACGTAAAAGGAACCTTCTTCTTCACAGGTGCAAAGCCGACCTATTCAGACACAACCTATCCGCATCACCATCCTAAATTTGATATCGACGAAAAAGCGATGCTGATCGCAGCCAAAACCTTCAGCCTTGCCATTCTTCAATATCAGGCAGAACATGCTGCTGTGGCGGCTGGGAAATAA
- a CDS encoding PBP1A family penicillin-binding protein, giving the protein MRKKVILSALAALLTAIIALAVYLIILVIGDYSIDEKKLVMDSTTTLVDPEGSKVAELYLQNREPVSIKEIPVHVREAFIAVEDKRFYEHNGIDLKAISRALYRDLLAGGKVEGGSTITQQLAKNTFLTTEKSVLRKAKEAAIAMSLENKYSKSKLLELYLNQVYFGHGAYGIQSASLYYFNKEVKDLTVEEGAMLAGIPKAPSNYSPVLHPEKSKERRDTILSLMGDQGYLTAEEVVRSQGRTLGLSISEESETPWLTSYIDMVMDEAEERYSLSNEELMRGGYTVTVPLDADMQKTAYELFQKDAYFPGTTKGAEGAFVLIDNKTGGIKAAIGGRNYVQKGYNRVTTRRQPGSTFKPIAVYAPAMEEEEFGPYSLLEDKPVSYDGYQPKNNDRQYDEEVTMYDAITASKNAPAVWTLNEMGVSTSKKYLEKSGLSIEDNGLSIALGGLKNGVTPLQMANAYRAFAQYGVYSEPYFIQKITDRDAKEVSAPERVKKRIFSAQTAWNMTRMLEEVVNEGTARTGTYEGELAGKTGTTSFTGVDGAVKDAWFVGYTPSVSGALWMGYDRTDSKQYLKQGSSYPTRLFKEILNESGKGRKAAFRMPDGVEDLEEPIRLKNLGEVKAGYTFKALGLFTVTLKWDAQKDDRVIYRIYETSGSKDKLVGFVKGENSFEIPYSNLFSNAEYKVVPYNEQTDQEGKGSDPVKPELFSSGL; this is encoded by the coding sequence ATGCGAAAAAAAGTCATTCTTTCGGCTCTGGCAGCTCTGCTGACAGCTATTATTGCCCTGGCAGTTTACCTCATCATCCTTGTCATTGGAGACTATTCCATTGATGAGAAAAAGCTTGTGATGGATTCTACGACGACGCTTGTTGATCCTGAAGGCAGCAAGGTGGCTGAACTGTATTTGCAGAACCGGGAGCCTGTCTCGATCAAAGAAATTCCCGTTCACGTCCGCGAAGCGTTTATAGCTGTTGAGGATAAACGGTTTTACGAACATAACGGCATCGATTTAAAAGCCATTTCAAGGGCTTTGTACAGGGATTTGCTTGCCGGCGGGAAGGTGGAGGGCGGAAGCACCATCACCCAGCAGCTTGCAAAAAACACATTTTTGACTACTGAAAAATCTGTGCTAAGGAAAGCCAAGGAAGCCGCCATTGCCATGAGCCTTGAGAACAAATACAGCAAAAGCAAACTGCTTGAGCTTTATTTAAATCAGGTTTATTTCGGCCACGGTGCATACGGGATCCAGAGCGCATCGCTTTATTATTTTAATAAAGAGGTAAAGGATCTGACGGTTGAAGAAGGAGCGATGCTTGCAGGAATTCCTAAAGCACCTTCCAATTATTCTCCTGTCCTTCATCCGGAAAAAAGCAAAGAACGGAGGGACACAATCCTTTCTTTAATGGGTGATCAGGGCTATCTGACGGCTGAGGAAGTTGTCAGATCCCAGGGAAGGACGCTCGGACTTTCGATTTCTGAGGAGTCTGAGACTCCATGGCTTACCTCCTATATCGACATGGTGATGGATGAAGCGGAAGAAAGATACAGCCTCTCAAATGAAGAACTGATGCGGGGCGGATATACAGTCACAGTGCCACTTGATGCAGATATGCAAAAGACCGCCTACGAACTGTTCCAGAAAGATGCGTATTTCCCAGGAACGACAAAAGGCGCAGAAGGAGCATTTGTCCTGATTGACAACAAGACCGGCGGTATCAAGGCTGCCATCGGCGGCCGGAATTACGTGCAAAAAGGGTACAACCGCGTGACGACAAGGCGTCAGCCGGGCTCTACTTTCAAGCCGATTGCCGTTTATGCTCCAGCCATGGAGGAAGAAGAATTCGGGCCATACTCCCTGCTTGAAGACAAGCCTGTCTCATATGATGGCTATCAGCCTAAAAACAACGACCGCCAATACGATGAAGAGGTTACGATGTACGATGCGATAACGGCCTCCAAAAATGCTCCGGCTGTGTGGACATTAAATGAAATGGGTGTCTCAACCAGCAAAAAGTACTTGGAAAAATCCGGCCTGAGCATTGAAGACAACGGCCTCTCCATTGCGCTTGGCGGACTTAAAAACGGAGTAACACCTCTTCAGATGGCAAACGCGTACAGAGCTTTTGCGCAATACGGTGTATACAGTGAGCCGTATTTTATCCAAAAGATTACAGACCGCGATGCTAAAGAAGTATCGGCACCAGAGCGCGTAAAGAAACGGATTTTTTCCGCACAGACTGCCTGGAACATGACAAGAATGCTTGAAGAGGTTGTGAATGAAGGGACAGCAAGGACTGGAACTTATGAGGGCGAGCTTGCCGGCAAAACGGGCACGACTTCATTTACCGGTGTAGATGGCGCCGTGAAGGATGCATGGTTTGTCGGGTATACCCCTTCTGTTTCCGGAGCTCTCTGGATGGGATATGACCGCACGGACAGCAAGCAGTATCTTAAGCAGGGAAGCTCCTATCCTACACGCCTTTTCAAAGAGATCCTGAATGAGTCCGGTAAAGGCCGGAAAGCGGCATTCCGGATGCCTGACGGCGTAGAAGATCTTGAAGAGCCGATCAGACTGAAGAATCTGGGAGAAGTAAAGGCAGGGTATACGTTTAAAGCACTTGGCCTTTTCACCGTCACTTTAAAATGGGATGCGCAGAAAGATGACCGCGTCATCTACAGAATTTATGAGACAAGCGGAAGCAAAGACAAGCTAGTAGGGTTTGTTAAGGGTGAGAATTCGTTTGAGATTCCTTATTCCAATCTCTTTTCAAACGCAGAATACAAAGTCGTTCCGTATAATGAGCAGACAGACCAGGAAGGCAAAGGATCAGATCCTGTCAAACCAGAGCTTTTTTCATCCGGTCTATGA
- the hemE gene encoding uroporphyrinogen decarboxylase, whose translation MTDLQFNDTFLKACRGEKTDHVPVWYMRQAGRSQPEYRAIKEKYSLFEITHQPELCAYVTRLPVEQYGVDAAILYKDIMTPLPSIGVDVEIKSGVGPVIDNPIRSFADVEKLGEIDPESDIPYVLDTIKLLTQEQLNVPLIGFAGAPFTMASYMIEGGPSKSYNKTKAFMYAEPKAWFALMDKLAEMTIVYLKAQIKAGAKAFQIFDSWVGALNETDYRYYIKPVMERIFSAMKEENVPMIMFGVGASHLARDWHDLPLDVVGLDWRLQVDQAREMGLTKTLMGNLDPAILLAPWDVIEERAKHILDQGMKQDGYIFNLGHGVFPSVNPDVLKRLTAFIHDYTKNAKSARSI comes from the coding sequence ATGACGGATTTGCAGTTTAATGATACATTCCTTAAGGCGTGCAGAGGGGAAAAAACAGATCACGTTCCGGTATGGTATATGAGACAGGCAGGCCGTTCGCAGCCTGAATACCGTGCGATTAAAGAGAAATACAGTCTGTTTGAAATCACGCATCAGCCTGAGCTGTGTGCCTATGTGACGAGATTGCCGGTAGAGCAGTACGGCGTAGATGCAGCAATTTTATATAAGGATATCATGACACCGCTTCCATCAATAGGGGTAGATGTAGAAATCAAGTCCGGCGTCGGACCGGTCATTGACAATCCGATCCGCTCTTTCGCAGATGTTGAAAAGCTTGGAGAAATTGATCCTGAAAGCGACATTCCGTATGTGCTTGATACCATTAAGCTTTTAACGCAGGAGCAGCTGAACGTGCCGCTGATCGGATTTGCGGGAGCTCCTTTCACGATGGCAAGCTACATGATCGAGGGCGGACCGTCAAAAAGCTACAATAAGACAAAAGCATTCATGTATGCAGAACCAAAGGCATGGTTTGCTTTGATGGACAAGCTCGCAGAAATGACGATTGTCTACTTAAAGGCTCAAATTAAGGCCGGGGCAAAAGCGTTTCAAATTTTCGATTCATGGGTAGGGGCTTTAAATGAAACCGACTACCGTTATTATATAAAACCTGTGATGGAGCGCATTTTTTCCGCAATGAAGGAAGAAAATGTGCCAATGATCATGTTCGGAGTCGGAGCAAGCCATCTTGCACGCGACTGGCATGACCTTCCGCTTGATGTTGTCGGACTCGACTGGAGACTACAGGTTGATCAGGCAAGAGAAATGGGTCTGACGAAAACACTGATGGGGAACCTTGATCCGGCTATTCTTCTTGCTCCATGGGACGTCATTGAAGAGCGCGCCAAGCATATTCTTGACCAGGGAATGAAGCAGGACGGATATATTTTCAACCTCGGACACGGCGTTTTCCCGTCTGTTAATCCGGACGTTTTAAAAAGACTGACAGCTTTCATTCATGACTATACAAAAAATGCCAAGAGTGCGCGGAGCATCTAA
- a CDS encoding GNAT family N-acetyltransferase encodes MSKEKKMMERQTEVLFKIDKLNRITGLNEHKDAAGPFLFIGRTKTGNVIRFDRTISEIEKNEILTQVDNLDLGKIILNLNKIRKINSIWLGPAFAFPESFNMTSDAIKITNENKDLLAEEFPNLMSEIGCKKQMYVIVRDGKAVSVCSSARISAAAAEASVETSPSYQGQGYATRCVISWANEVKKLGLQPLYSTAWDNFSSQSVARKLNLYQYGIDLHFS; translated from the coding sequence TTGAGTAAAGAGAAAAAAATGATGGAAAGGCAGACTGAAGTATTATTTAAAATTGATAAACTAAATAGAATAACAGGATTGAATGAACATAAAGATGCAGCTGGACCGTTCCTATTCATTGGACGTACTAAAACAGGAAATGTAATTCGGTTTGATAGGACTATTTCCGAAATTGAAAAAAATGAAATTTTAACACAGGTAGATAACCTGGATTTAGGAAAAATCATTCTTAATCTTAATAAGATTAGGAAGATTAATTCTATATGGTTGGGACCAGCTTTCGCCTTTCCTGAAAGCTTTAATATGACATCTGATGCAATTAAGATAACTAATGAAAATAAAGACCTCCTGGCTGAAGAATTTCCTAACCTAATGAGTGAAATAGGATGTAAGAAGCAAATGTACGTTATTGTTCGAGATGGTAAAGCGGTGTCCGTATGTTCTAGTGCTAGAATAAGTGCAGCAGCAGCTGAAGCTAGTGTGGAAACATCACCAAGTTATCAAGGTCAAGGCTATGCTACTAGATGTGTAATATCTTGGGCTAATGAAGTGAAGAAATTAGGTTTGCAGCCTCTCTATAGTACTGCTTGGGATAATTTTTCATCACAGTCTGTTGCGAGGAAGCTAAACTTATATCAATATGGAATCGACTTGCATTTTAGTTAA
- a CDS encoding SMI1/KNR4 family protein, which translates to MDLVNNFLKDLKAALPKDELEALNTSFGAAKKDIAAIRSEYPNCPESLISLLESIDGTYWRNYGDKKIAVCILGSDVEEGKYPYYLLSAQQMLESSREEEDISYLLEYEEDEGAVDAKIHSEGLLPGKYIHFSDCMNNGGTSRLYIDFNPSDKGTCGQIVRFLHDPDQYAVIAGSFDEYLQKLIDGGFAFLEEED; encoded by the coding sequence ATGGATTTGGTAAACAATTTTTTAAAGGACTTGAAAGCAGCTTTACCAAAAGATGAACTAGAGGCTCTAAATACATCCTTCGGTGCTGCAAAAAAGGATATTGCGGCAATTCGGTCAGAATACCCAAATTGTCCTGAATCACTAATCTCTTTACTGGAATCAATTGATGGGACCTATTGGAGGAATTACGGAGATAAAAAAATTGCGGTATGTATACTTGGCTCAGATGTAGAAGAAGGCAAATATCCGTATTATTTATTGTCAGCGCAACAGATGCTCGAAAGTTCAAGAGAAGAAGAAGACATCTCGTATCTTCTAGAATACGAAGAAGATGAGGGTGCTGTTGATGCTAAGATACATTCTGAGGGACTTCTTCCAGGTAAGTACATTCATTTTTCTGACTGTATGAACAATGGAGGAACATCAAGACTTTATATTGATTTCAATCCTTCTGATAAAGGTACATGCGGTCAAATCGTTCGCTTTTTACACGACCCTGATCAATATGCAGTTATTGCAGGGAGCTTTGATGAATATTTACAGAAGCTTATTGACGGTGGTTTTGCATTTTTGGAGGAAGAAGATTAA
- a CDS encoding DUF2695 domain-containing protein codes for MMDILNDLQNELIQGQKLSMQGGYHRRAPAKKAIPYLLSARRGLKLYVKQNTDNTLAWRLLSQAEEYLLNYNAALFSLEKVIELGGDRKDLKRLAMLKEYGVKWQDLNMSPEQLASLGRYLEIKIDSYGCDHTLIHTKEWLDENITKSKKSNITKAMQNQGGFCDCEVLINVIH; via the coding sequence ATGATGGATATTTTAAATGACCTACAAAATGAACTTATACAAGGACAAAAGCTATCTATGCAAGGAGGCTATCACAGAAGGGCTCCTGCTAAAAAAGCGATACCCTATCTCTTAAGTGCCCGAAGAGGTTTAAAGCTTTATGTGAAACAGAATACAGATAATACTTTAGCTTGGCGTTTATTATCACAAGCTGAAGAATATTTGTTGAATTATAACGCTGCCCTATTCAGTCTCGAAAAGGTAATTGAACTAGGGGGAGACAGAAAAGATTTAAAAAGACTTGCTATGTTAAAAGAGTATGGGGTGAAATGGCAAGACTTAAATATGTCTCCAGAACAATTAGCTTCTCTGGGCAGATATTTAGAGATAAAAATAGATTCTTATGGCTGTGATCATACACTTATTCATACTAAAGAATGGTTGGACGAGAACATAACTAAGAGTAAAAAATCAAATATTACAAAGGCAATGCAAAATCAAGGCGGGTTTTGCGATTGTGAAGTTCTTATAAATGTAATTCATTAA
- the hemY gene encoding protoporphyrinogen oxidase produces the protein MTGKKKKVVIIGGGITGLSAAFYMQKEIREQNLQAETVLIESSPRLGGKIQTVHKDGFIIERGPDSFLERKTSGPQFVRDVGLGSELVNNATGRSYVLVGERLHPIPAGAVMGIPTQIMPFVTTGLFSVLGKARAAGDFIMPAGREQGDQSLGHFFRRRLGNEVVENLIEPLLSGIYAGDIDKLSLLSTFPQFHKVEQDHRSLILGMKKGLPASNQKHEPSRKKGIFQTVKGGLQSLVDAAESKLTDTRILKGIKVEAIEKSGAQYTLKLSSGERMEADTLIVTTPHQHTAGMLPDKENFQYMQEMPSTSVATVAMAFPEDAVAIEGNGTGFVISRNGDYTITACTWTHRKWPHTVPKGKALIRAYVGKAGDQAIVEQPDHEIISAVLEDLNKIMKLDQKPEFTVVSRWNQAMPQYNVGHQEEVHKVKEKIMNNYPGMFLAGASYAGVGIPDCIDQGKSAVSYALDYLKKATL, from the coding sequence ATGACTGGCAAAAAGAAAAAAGTTGTCATCATTGGCGGGGGAATCACAGGATTATCCGCGGCATTTTACATGCAAAAAGAAATACGCGAACAAAACCTGCAGGCTGAAACGGTTCTCATTGAATCAAGTCCCCGGCTTGGCGGGAAGATTCAGACGGTTCATAAGGACGGCTTTATTATCGAGCGCGGACCTGATTCTTTTCTGGAGCGAAAAACGAGCGGCCCGCAGTTTGTAAGAGACGTCGGACTGGGTTCTGAGCTTGTCAACAACGCAACCGGAAGATCATACGTACTTGTAGGAGAACGGCTTCATCCAATCCCGGCCGGTGCTGTTATGGGTATACCAACTCAAATTATGCCGTTTGTCACAACAGGCCTTTTTTCCGTTCTTGGAAAAGCACGGGCAGCAGGCGACTTTATCATGCCTGCAGGCAGAGAGCAGGGCGACCAGTCATTGGGGCATTTTTTCAGAAGGCGCCTTGGAAATGAAGTGGTTGAGAATCTGATCGAACCGCTGCTTTCAGGAATCTATGCCGGAGATATCGACAAGCTGAGCCTCCTGTCCACCTTCCCGCAATTCCATAAAGTCGAGCAGGATCACAGAAGCCTGATACTGGGAATGAAAAAAGGACTTCCTGCATCAAACCAAAAACATGAGCCTTCCAGAAAAAAAGGCATTTTCCAGACTGTTAAAGGCGGGCTTCAAAGCTTGGTCGACGCTGCTGAAAGCAAGCTGACAGATACCCGGATCCTAAAAGGGATCAAAGTTGAGGCCATCGAAAAATCAGGTGCTCAATATACCCTAAAGCTTAGCAGCGGGGAGAGGATGGAAGCTGACACATTAATTGTGACCACTCCACATCAGCACACTGCAGGCATGCTTCCGGACAAGGAAAACTTTCAGTACATGCAGGAAATGCCTTCTACTTCTGTTGCAACGGTAGCCATGGCTTTCCCTGAGGATGCTGTCGCGATTGAAGGAAACGGAACGGGATTTGTGATTTCCAGAAACGGCGATTATACAATCACTGCCTGCACCTGGACCCACCGCAAGTGGCCGCATACCGTCCCAAAAGGAAAAGCGCTTATCCGTGCATACGTAGGAAAAGCAGGCGACCAGGCCATTGTAGAACAGCCGGATCACGAAATCATTTCAGCCGTCCTGGAAGATTTGAATAAAATTATGAAATTGGATCAAAAACCTGAATTCACAGTCGTTTCAAGATGGAACCAGGCCATGCCCCAATACAACGTGGGCCACCAGGAAGAAGTCCATAAAGTAAAAGAAAAAATCATGAACAACTATCCTGGCATGTTCCTGGCCGGTGCCTCCTACGCAGGAGTCGGCATCCCCGACTGCATCGACCAGGGAAAATCAGCCGTCTCGTACGCATTGGATTATTTGAAAAAGGCAACTCTTTAA
- a CDS encoding phosphatase PAP2 family protein has product MKKISIMGGCLLAVLILYVLIRTALVKPADDGVSQLVQIIQQSEGMLAFFEGIGYLASKPGIISLLALAIVVLILLFRHYLQPLMIGLAVYLGDVLNKFLKSVTARERPPEPLHLEEGFSFPSGHAMVGVIFYGLFAYMIIEKIKSPAHKKGIWAAVVLLMALIGISRVITNSHYATDVIGGYFIGLVFLLGTILIYEWAKNLLAAAKRKKGGVSA; this is encoded by the coding sequence GTGAAAAAGATTTCGATTATGGGAGGATGTCTTCTGGCAGTTCTCATTCTGTACGTTCTCATCCGCACGGCTTTAGTAAAGCCTGCAGATGATGGAGTGTCGCAACTTGTCCAAATCATCCAGCAGTCAGAGGGCATGCTTGCGTTTTTTGAGGGAATAGGCTATCTTGCTTCAAAACCTGGCATCATCAGTCTGCTTGCATTAGCCATTGTTGTGCTCATTCTGTTATTCAGGCATTATCTTCAGCCGCTGATGATTGGTTTGGCGGTGTATCTTGGAGATGTTTTAAACAAATTTCTTAAAAGCGTGACGGCAAGAGAACGTCCGCCGGAGCCGCTTCATCTTGAAGAAGGGTTCAGCTTTCCGAGCGGGCATGCCATGGTAGGCGTCATCTTTTATGGTCTATTTGCCTATATGATCATTGAAAAAATCAAGTCTCCTGCTCATAAAAAAGGGATTTGGGCAGCGGTTGTTCTGTTAATGGCCTTGATTGGGATCAGCCGCGTCATCACCAATTCGCATTATGCTACAGATGTGATTGGCGGGTACTTCATCGGCCTCGTTTTTCTTCTTGGGACCATTCTTATTTATGAATGGGCAAAGAATCTGCTTGCTGCTGCAAAAAGGAAAAAAGGCGGCGTTTCTGCTTAA
- a CDS encoding antibiotic biosynthesis monooxygenase, translating to MNFYVTFGTPEYLAKTAAEHADENMLLMQNEDKGILLHESESASLFKEPKKYEVLDGVGDFKTGSYAVLNNIPVTDEGRPLFEQRFKERARMIENEPGFAAIRVLRPVHDDTYVILTLWDKEESFKNWQQSQSYAKAHKKRGTSEGMDQKPIFPRPSYVTTYQAVKEY from the coding sequence ATGAACTTTTATGTCACATTTGGAACTCCGGAATACCTGGCAAAAACCGCCGCAGAACACGCAGATGAAAACATGCTGCTTATGCAGAATGAAGATAAGGGCATCCTTCTTCATGAAAGCGAATCCGCTTCCCTTTTTAAAGAGCCTAAAAAATATGAAGTGCTTGATGGAGTGGGAGATTTCAAGACTGGCAGCTACGCCGTTTTGAACAATATACCTGTCACAGACGAAGGCAGACCGCTATTTGAACAGCGCTTCAAAGAGCGTGCCCGCATGATCGAAAACGAACCGGGATTTGCGGCAATCCGCGTCCTGAGACCTGTTCATGATGACACATACGTCATCTTAACACTTTGGGATAAAGAAGAATCATTTAAAAACTGGCAGCAGTCACAGTCCTACGCAAAAGCCCATAAAAAACGCGGAACAAGCGAGGGCATGGATCAAAAGCCGATTTTCCCGAGACCTTCTTACGTAACGACCTATCAGGCTGTGAAAGAATACTAA